From a single Rutidosis leptorrhynchoides isolate AG116_Rl617_1_P2 chromosome 5, CSIRO_AGI_Rlap_v1, whole genome shotgun sequence genomic region:
- the LOC139849755 gene encoding uncharacterized mitochondrial protein AtMg00810-like, giving the protein MVYMHQLPGFGVPDIQIMSAYYRRIKQCLSFLYVDDIVLTASFTSLLQRIISSLHKEFAMTDLRPLNYYLGIHATRTTSDMFLSQRQYAVEIIERVGMPTCHPCRTPVEPGAKLTSHIPCVKDPTLYRSLVGSLQYLTFTRPDISYDLQQICLFMHDPREQHMHALRRIICYIEGTTNIGLQLYASSPTTLVAYSDADWVGCPTPRRSTYVCSSVTTFCHGRLSGNSRHLAPAPKQSIAGLPMLLLKLVGSVTFFESSTGFSPWPLLYIVIISSLSTSLVIQFNTNKLSISRLKFTSFVI; this is encoded by the exons ATGGTTTATATGCATCAACTGCCAGGTTTCGGGGTCCCAGATATCCAGATCATGTCTGCTTATTACAGAA GGATCAAACAATGCCTATCTTTtctgtatgttgatgatattgtattgaCTGCTTCCTTTACAAGCCTTCTTCAGCGGATTATATCTTCCTTACACAAGGAATTTGCTATGACTGACTTGCGACCGTTGAACTACTATCTTGGGATTCACGCGACTCGCACCACATCTGACATGTTCCTTTCTCAGAGGCAATACGCTGTTGAGATCATTGAGCGGGTTGGAATGCCCACTTGTCATCCATGTAGGACCCCGGTTGAACCGGGTGCCAAGCTTACTAGTCACATCCCATGTGTTAAGGACCCAACACTTTATCGAAGCCTTGTAGGTTCTCTACAGTATCTCACGTTCACACGTCCAGATATCTCATATGATCTTCAGCAGATCTGTCTCTTCATGCATGATCCTCGGGAACAGCATATGCACGCCCTGAGACGGATCATTTGCTACATTGAGGGTACCACTAATATTGGCTTACAATTATACGCATCATCTCCCACTACATTAGTTGCTTATTCTGATGCTGATTGGGTGGGGTGTCCCACACCTCGACGATCCACCTATGTGTGTTCCTCGGTAACAACCTTCTGTCATGGTCGTCTAAGCGGAAACTCACGCCATCTCGCTCCAGCTCCGAAGCAGAGTATCGCGGGGTTGCCAATGCTGTTGCTGAAACTTGTTGGATCCGTAACCTTCTTCGAGAGCTCCACTGGCTTCTCACCTTGGCCGCTCTTGTATATTGTGATAATATCATCTCTGTCTACCAGTTTAGTAATCCAGTTCAACACCAACAAACTAAGCATATCGAGATTGAAATTCACTTCGTTCGTGATCTAG
- the LOC139848163 gene encoding S-adenosyl-L-methionine:benzoic acid/salicylic acid carboxyl methyltransferase 3-like, protein MEEVSVLHMSSGDGESSYANNSSSHEIVIRKSLQVLVDTIEATANHDIFFNECFKIADLGCSSGKNTLSITFAIVDMIHKTCSKYNRRTPQFQVYLNDLFGNDFNNIFKLLPNFYANLKKEKGEDFSPCFVSAVPGSFYDRIFPDKSLHLVYSSSSIHWLSQVPEGLENNKSNIYMAKTSPPNVFQAYKNQYYTDFTKFLQLRSKEIVCGGGMVLTFNCRSRANPTSDDCCSAWELLAIVLVDMVKEGLIPQTKLNSFNIPFYSPCEEEVMNVIENEGSFFLDKLSDFQVNWDPHDTDYASLNDSVELSDAHGETYAKVKRAVVEPMLASHFGSSIIEMVFKKYAKYVSEHLVRSKTRSFNIVISLTRK, encoded by the exons ATGGAAGAAGTAAGCGTTTTACACATGAGTAGTGGTGATGGAGAATCAAGTTATGCTAACAACTCATCATCTCAT GAAATTGTGATAAGGAAATCGCTACAAGTTTTAGTCGATACAATCGAGGCTACGGCTAATCATGATATTTTCTTCAATGAGTGCTTCAAGATTGCTGATCTTGGATGCTCCTCCGGAAAAAACACTTTGTCAATCACATTTGCCATTGTTGATATGATCCATAAGACATGTAGCAAATATAATCGTAGAACACCACAGTTTCAAGTGTACTTAAATGACCTTTTTGGAAATGATTTCAACAACATTTTTAAATTGTTACCCAATTTTTATGCAAACCTTAAGAAGGAGAAAGGAGAAGATTTTAGCCCTTGTTTTGTTTCGGCGGTTCCCGGTTCTTTCTATGACAGAATCTTCCCAGACAAAAGTTTGCACCTTGTTTACTCGTCTTCTTCTATTCATTGGCTATCTCAG GTACCGGAAGGCCTTGAGAATAACAAATCAAACATATACATGGCAAAGAC aagtcctcCAAATGTATTTCAAGCATATAAGAACCAATACTATACTGATTTCACAAAATTTTTACAATTGCGGTCTAAGGAAATAGTATGTGGTGGAGGCATGGTTTTAACATTCAATTGCCGGAGTCGTGCTAACCCAACTAGTGATGATTGTTGCAGTGCTTGGGAGCTATTAGCAATAGTACTTGTCGACATGGTTAAAGAG GGATTGATTCCACAAACAAAATTGAACTCGTTCAATATCCCATTTTATTCTCCATGCGAAGAAGAAGTTATGAATGTAATTGAAAATGAGGGATCATTTTTTCTTGATAAGTTAAGTGATTTCCAAGTCAACTGGGACCCACATGACACAGATTACGCAAGTTTGAACGATTCCGTTGAGCTTAGTGATGCCCATGGAGAAACTTATGCAAAAGTAAAGAGAGCTGTTGTGGAACCAATGTTAGCGTCTCATTTTGGAAGTTCCATAATCGAAATGGTATTTAAGAAGTATGCGAAGTATGTATCTGAACATCTTGTTAGAAGTAAAACAAGATCCTTCAATATAGTCATTTCATTGACTAGAAAGTGA